The Nostoc cf. commune SO-36 genomic sequence ATCGCTAGGCCATTGGTTTTGGGGAATGTAAAAATAAATAGCAGCGATTCTCACTTAGGTGCAACACTGTCAATTGAGATAACAATGGCAATCTGGTTTATCAATCAGTGACTCAACCAAGGCATTTAGGGCAGTAGCAGCTAAAGCGCCACCTCCCAAAGTGCCTTCAACTGTAATATAAGGTATCTTTTGTAGCATCAGTTGCCGCTTGGCTGCCGGAGCATGGCTAAAACCAATGGGCATTCCAATTATTAATGCAGGCTGAATTTTCTGGTTGGCAATCGCCTCACAAACTTCTACAAGTACTGAGGGAGCATAACCAACTACCAGCACACAACCCTGACTTACTTGCTGCAATTTTTCTCGCCATTCTCGATGCTGCCAAAAGGCAACTTCTGCTTCTGTGGCGGTAGTGATATGGGGATTATCAATCAAGGTTTCAATCTGACATCCCAAGTGAGATAATCGGGTTTGATCCAAGGCAGCAGCAACCGTTTGGGTATCGACAACAATTTGACAGCTTGAAGATAAGGCTTCTCGACTAGCTGCGATCGCATCTCGGCTCAATTTCACAAAGGACACTAAACTCACATCGCCACAAGTCAAAACTAACTGAGAAATTAAGTGTTGTTCAATTTCCGAACGGTGAGACAAATCGGGTAATAAGCGTTGTAGCGATTCTGAAAAAGCTTCTGAATGGGTATGAATTTCGGCATCCAAACCACTCCAGAGATTTTCCAATCCCCCCAATCCAGCTTGAGTTTCGACATCAAGTAACTTGAGTTGTGCCAAAACTTCCGCCTGCATAATTTGACAATGGCGATCGCGCCCCAATAATCCTTCTAATGCTGATGCAGTTTGCCGCAGTTGAGAAATTTGTTGCATCACCGCGCGATATTGCTGCTGAAGTTGTCCCATCAGGTTAACAGTTGTGTCAGCCTCTGGTTCCACCTCCAAAATATTGCGGATATGGTTTAGCTGAAACCCTTGCTGCTTCAGTGCGACAATCCGTTGCAAGCGGAGGACATCTTTTTTGGTATAGAGACGGTAATTGCTAGGCGATCGCACTGGTTGCGGTAGTAGCCCCAATTGATGGTAGTGGCGTACCATGCGCGGAGTTAAACCACCACCCACTGCATCGGTAAGTTCTTTAATAGTTAAGCAACCAGCATTCATGATTTACTCCAACAAGGGCAAAAGTCTTTGTAACTCTTCACAAGCCGTCTGAAGAGATGGCGGTGCATTTTCATCCAAACTCCCTTGAGAACACTGGTTTGCTAATTGTTCAACGCCGGGTTTACAAATTGCCTCATTTTTAGGGAATTTTGGATATTTGGATTTTTCTCCTTCTTCTTCAACAACTTTTCCTGTTCGTAAATAATGTATCCAAGTTTCGATATTTCTTTTTGGCACGAAGATTGCTATTTTCTCATCAGCCTTACGAAGTTCCTGTGAATTTTTTATCAGTGCATTATCTAATTCTTTCAGTGTTGCCTTTACTGTCGCAGTATCTGCATCAATCAATACTACTAGCATTCCTGAACGATAGTTTTTTCTCCGGTATTCTTTAACCTCTGCTGCATAATGCTTTCTAACAAACTGCTCTCCTGCACCTTTACCTGCTGAGAAAGTCCTAATTGTGACGTTTTTTGGATTTATATTAAAGCCTCGCTTTTTCAAAAAATGATATGCAAAAACTTGCTGTTGTAGATCCTCGCACAAAATTACTATCTGTACTCTATTCTGGGTCATACAGCCAGCCCCGTGCAATCAGTTCTGAAATTGGTAATCCTGAATTTTCAGCTTCTTGATTACTAATTGGTTTTACTCGTACAGGTGCATTACTTTGGCGCTCAAACCAATAACCTATAGGTGAAGCTAGAAGATAATTAATTAATACAGGATGATGCGAAATTAGTAAAGCTTGTATTTTTCCGTCAATACAGAAATCATAAAGTTGAATTAGCCAAGGTTGAATTTCTGGCAGAGCTAAAAAATTCTCTGGCTCATCAATGCAAAGTGTATAATCTTCAGATTCAGTGCAATAGAGAATGGTGTATAGAGCAATCACTACTTTTTGACCATCGGATAATTCACTAAAGCGATAATCAATAATCTTTGTCCTATCTTTATCTGTTGAAAATCTTAATTTTAGAGTTCGATAATTTTCACTGAACTGCTCAAACTTAAAACTTAAAAATCCATCTAATATATCTTTTAAAACATTGATAAGTTCAGCAACTTTACCTTGATATTGGGAAATATAGCGATACCAAGAAACAAAATTTTCCATACTCGAAGTTAGATGAATTTCTTCCTTTTCGCTACCGTCAAGCATAAGACTAGGAATAATTTGTACAATAATGAATCGCTGCATACGTTTTATGAACCAGTCCAACTTTGTACTGTCACTATCTCTCGTAAATAACCATAGTAAAGATCCTAATGGTGAAGGAAATGTAGCTTTGGCAACCTCTTCGTAATCATCTCTAAAAATTTGAAACTTGCCCTCCTCAGACTTCATTAAAGCTTGGTTATTAAACCAGAGACGCTCATATTCAACATGACTCTTATCTTGATTATGTCTAATAGCAAATTCATATTTATAATTACCACCATTCCCAAAAATTTCTAGCTCAAAACGCTGAATTTGTAAAGTCTGCCAACGAGTACAGTCAGAAGATTTAAAAATTCCTTCTACTTTTTCGTCACCACTTATAAAAATTTGAATTTTCCGTAAAACTTCAAAAACTGTTGATTTACCTGCTCCATTACCACCAAGAAACAGGTTAATCGAGTCAAAATGCATCTCAAAATTTACCAACCCGCGAAAGTTATCAATATAAATTCGCTTCAGCATAGATTTTTTTCTCCTAGTGCAATTTTAAAGCTAACAGTTAAATCGTCCCATTTACCCACATCCCGCTTTTGTAAAACGCTCCAAAAACACAGAGAAAGCTTTAACTCTGCGTACCTTTGCGCTTCCCAGCCTGCGGCAAGCCGCAAAAGCTTCTACAGCGCCCCTTTGCGTTTCAAAATCATTATAAACCTTGACATTAACATTAATGTCAAGGTTTAGCCTGAGAGAGTCCCTGTTAATTCACCTCTCATGCTCTACCCCCAACGCTTCAGCCAATTCACCAAAGAACACACAGATACCTTAGCAGCCCTTTTGTGTGGCTTACTACTATTTCTCGGATGGTTTGCCTTACATCTCGGCTGGTTGGGATTAGCATTCCTCCTGCTACCTGCTGCTTACGTGATTGGTGGTTACGAAAGTGCGCGGGAAGGATTGACTACCCTTTTCAAAGAAAAAGAACTCGATGTAGATTTACTGATGATTGTCGCCGCCATTGGTGCTGCTAGCCTTGGTTTATGGCGAAGAGAATATCATCTAATTATTGATGGGGCAATTTTGATTCTGATTTTTGCTATCAGTGGCGCATTAGAAGGCTATGCAATGGCGCGAACTGAACGGAGTATCAGGAGTTTGATGAGTTTGACGCCAGATACAGCAAGGGTTTTGCTTCAGGGAAGGGAAGAAGAAATTCCTATCAGTCAGCTAAAAGTCGGTGATGAAATTGTCGTCAAACCTGGAGAGTTAATTCCTACTGATGGAATAATTTTATCTGGTTACAGCACCCTTAATCAAGCTGCAATTACAGGTGAGTCTTTACCTGTAGAGAAAACGGTGGGCGAAGAAGTATTTGCTGGAACACTTAACGGTTATGGTGCATTGCAGATTAAGGTACACAAACCAGCCCAAAGTAGTTTAATTCAGCGTGTGATTCGCTTGGTAGAACAAGCACAGACAGAAGCACCGCCTTCGCAAGAGTTTATTGATCGCTTTGAGAAAGGATATGCCAAAGTCATTGTAGTCGCTGGGATATTACTGGCAATTTTACCGCCATTTCTCTGGAGCTGGGATTGGGAAACAACAATTTATCGCGCCCTTACTTTCCTTGTGGTGGCTTCTCCCTGTGCGCTGATGGCTGCAATTATGCCCACCCTGCTTTCGGGAATCGCCAATGGTGCAAGACAGGGGATTTTGTTTAAGAATGGGGCGCAGTTAGAGAAAATTGGCAAAGTCCGAGCGATCGCATTTGATAAAACTGGTACTCTAACAACAGGACAGGTGCAGGTATTCCAGGTAATTTCAGTTAATGAATACACAGAATCAGATGTATTAAAAATTGCTGCTAGTGTAGAATCATCTTCCGAACATCCCATTGGTAAGGCAATTGTGCAGGCAGCCGGTGATTTAAATTGGGTTGGTGCAGTCCAAGTGCAAGCGTTACCGGGACAGGGAATTGTCGGAATTTCTCAAGAACAACAAATAATTGTCGGCAATGCCATTTTTGTGCAGCAGTATGTAACAAATTTACCTGAAGAATTACAAGAAATCGTTCAATCTTGGGAGCAAGAGGGTAAAACTGTCGTTTGGGTAGCGAAGAACCCCACCCCCAACCCCTCCCCGCAAGCGAGGAGGGGAGCCGGATTTCAGGTGATGGGTGTAATTGCGATCGCAGATGAAGTAAGATCGCAAGCAGCTGCAACCATTACCCGGTTAAAGAAATTGGGAGTTGAACAAATTGTCATGTTAACCGGGGATAATCAGGAAACTGCTCACAGTGTCGCCAAAGCAGTCGGAATTGATCGGGTATATGCTCAACTTCTGCCAGAAGATAAACTAGATGTTATCCGCCGTCTACAGCAACAATATCAAACTGTGGCAATGGTAGGCGATGGAATTAATGATGCACCAGCGTTAGCGCAAGCATCTGTGGGTATAGCGATGGGCGTATCTGGTAGTGATGTGGCATTAGAAACCGCAGATATAGTACTGATGGCAGACAGGTTAGAAAAAATTGCTGTAGCGATACATTTAGGTAGGCGATCGCAAGCAATAGTAAAACAAAATATAGTTGTAGCGTTGGGTTTCATTATGTTGCTTTTAGTGGGCAACTTTCTCGGAAATATTAACCTACCCATCGGTGTTATTGGCCATGAAGGTTCCACAGTGTTAGTTACCCTGAGTGGACTAAGATTGCTGAAATAAGACAGAACGAAAATATTAGAGCAGGGTAATAACCCAATAATTACGAATTATCATAACAAGAGCTTTAGTGCTAGGGAGTGTCAAAGAATCTGGTAATGTGATGGATATGGCTTTTGGTGACTAATAACATCAATTGCTGTCTTTAACCAATCAATATAAGTCTCTTCTCTTCGGATCACCAACTCTAGCACCAGCCTTTGCATCACCTGCTCACGGTTGGCAGATTCATCACCGAGTGATGGCAAATCAATGGTTTCACATTCAGCAAGCTTTTTGCTTCGAACTGCCAATTGTTGCTCCAGTAAATGAATGATGGTTTCATTCGCTAACTGATCTGCAAAATGCAACTGGACTAGCAAGGGTTCTCGTACAGTCGGTAAGGGCTGATGAATCCCCAGCCATCGGGCGAATTCAGCTTTTCCCGACTCCGTTACACTGTAGACTTTCCGGTTGGGGCGATCGTGCTGAATCTCAATGGTACAGGTAATCCAGCCTTGCTCAACTAGCTTATCGAGAGTTCTGTAAATTTGTGCCTGATCTGCTGGCCACAAATGGGCAATGCATTGATCAAAGCAGCTCGTTTTCAGGTCGTAGCCGGTCATTTCTTGCTGCTGAAGAAGACCTAGAATTACATACGCTAACGACATTAAGACGGTTTTCCCATAATTGATATTTTCTCGATAGGTTCTACTATGTACTTCTTATAATTTTATGTTAATATAAGATTAATCTAATATAAGATATAACAATTATAAAAATATTATGTTTATCATAATCCTTCTTAACAAGGAAACCAAATACATAAAAAACTCCATCTCTTGTAGATAGAGTTCTTGGGTATGGTAAATCGGGCTTTGGGAATGGGGAAGAGTTAGCAATTTTCAATGCCCAATATCTAAAAATTATTTAAGCCATTGAAGACTATTGCAACGAGAGGATGGGTAACATTGACTTCTAACATACTTCTACAAAGAATACGTCAACATCAATATCTGCGTGATTTACGAAACAAATTACTCCACCTTCACAAGATGTTACTGGAGACAGAACGCATTGCCTACGAACAGGTTAGTGGACGAGTATCAAACGGAGAACTCCTTCAACTCGTTATCGCTCATGAACAATTTGCTTGGCTACATCGCATTTCTGAAGTAGTTGTGCAAGTTGATGAAATGCTCGAAGCAGATGAACCGATATTGATGGATGATTTCCAAAAGTTAATTGATGATGTCCGCACGCTGATTGTACCGTTAGAGACGGGTAATACCTTCGAGAGAAAATATTACAACGCTCTCCAGCGTGAACCTGGGGCTGTGTTGGCACATGCGGAGATATCCAGATTTCTCATGTCTAAGGTTTAAAGATGAGGAATTTGTGAGCGATCGCTCATCAAAGCTACCATTAGACATTCCCAGAAATTAATCCTCGTAAAGTGAACGACTCAGACTTGCCTACGGCTGAAGTCTGAGCTTCCCAATTCATCGGGGATAGCCTCAAAAACTCTGTAGTTTTTTTGGTCTGACATCCCCTCCAAGGGCAGGAGTCCTGGTTCCCAAGACCCAAATCTTTCTCTTGCAACATGTACCTATTAGCTTGGTTTTCGCTTGCGGCATTGATGGTGAAAAACGCGGTCTTGGGGTCTCCCCAAGTAGAGCGATTTTGAACCCGGAGGGTCAAGACAATATATATCTTACCAGAAAATTTTGGGGATTCGTCATACATCCAGTATTTGTTTTTACTGCGTAAAAAATCAATACGTCTAAACGTAGTAGGGGCGCACATCTGTGCGTCCCTATTGGAATGTTGATAAATGTTTGTCACAATTGTTCCTCCCACACACATAACTTTTTAAAGGTAATTCCTAGTTTTAAAGGGGCGATTTGCTGTTAGACATCGCTAATGATGGGAGAAACCAAGCTAAGGGTAGAATCAGGGCGGAAGGTCATAATAGCAGGGAAAATTATAGATGCAAAAAAAATATTTTAAATCATGGTTAGATAATGATACAGTAGCTGCCTGGATTTTTCTCACACCAGCACTAATTTTACTAGGCGTTTTTATCATTTGGCCGATCGCTTATTTGTTCTACCTCAGTTTCACCGCCGGTAGTTTCACTTTAAAAGGTACTTATTGGATAGGCTTAAAAAACTATTGGCGCTTGCTCCTCGACCCCGACTTCTGGCAAGTTCTCGGTAACACTTTTTATTTTACTGTTGCCACCATCATTCCCACTTTAATTATCTCATTGGGATTGGCAGTGTTATTAAACCGCTCCATTCCCTTGCGGGGCATCTTGCGAAGTGCCTATTTTCTGCCTTCAATTATCTCACTTGTGGCAGCCGGTTTGGGATTTCGCTGGCTGTTTCAAACACCAGGGCCAGTTAACGGACTTTTAGATTTTTTCGGCATTCCTAACATATCCTGGCTAGGAGACACATTTTGGGCAATGCCGGTAATTATTTTAATGAGTATTTGGAAACAACTGGGTTTCAATATGGTAGTTTTTTTAGCAGGGTTGCAAGCAATTCCTCCCAGTCGTTATGAAGCAGCAGATTTGGATGGAGCAAACGCTTGGCAACAATTTTGGTATATTACTCTCCCTGGATTGCGCCCGACTGTGATATTTGCGATCATCACCACCGCGATTTTTACATTGCGGAGTTTTGAGCAAGTTTTTGTGATGACTGGCGGTGGGCCACTAAATTCGACTAATTTGCTCGTTTACTATATTTACCAAGAGGCTTTTGGTCAGTTTGATTTTGGTTATGCAGCAGCAGCAGCAACGGTGTTACTAGCAGTAACGCTGGTATTGGTTTATTTGCAACTGCAAACTTGGGGAGAGGAGTAGAGGAGGCAGGGGAAATTTTGGGAGTTGCTAAATTATGTGGCAAACAATAAAAACATAATCTAACGCCTAACGCACCATCTTATGAGTGGGTGCATTAGGCTAAAGCCGTAACACACGCTATGCTTTTACTTTGCCATTGCTATTCACACCAACAATCATTGACGGTGGCTCATTACTAACAATTGGCGATTCACCTCGCAATCCCTTGCGGCGTTGGTTTTTAGGAACTCCTCCCGCCATACCATACTCTACACTGCTTTTGCCATATTTAGCCCCAATGCCCATGAGTATGTGTTCTGTCATGTCTGCCAACTGCTGCTCTGTTTCCAACATTTCACGGTATATTTTATCTAGATTAGAAAGTGCAGTGTTATAGCTATTTTCTTTATTTCGCATTGTCTCAATTAGGCTTGAGTAGGCAAATAAAGTGAGTCCATTATTCACATCTAAGTTTGGATCAATTGAAGTGATACTGGCTGCACGACGTGCTGCTTTTTCTAGCACTTGGGAAGTTCTTTTTAGTCTAGCCATAAAATGTCCCTTTTAATGCGGTTATTTATTTGGTTATCAGTTCTCGAATTTACTGATTTAAGCTTCTTTACTTTAGAAAACTTTCGTATTGATCAGCCTGAGAAAATTCCTGCAAATCTCTATTGACTTTTATTACACTGTAAATTGCTAATAAATCAGTAAATTACGCAAAAAAGAACTCAAACTCCAGTTTGAAAACTCAATATTAGCTTTTGGGTACTAAAAATACTTAAATGAGAACTCAAACCCCAGTTTGAGAACTCAATATTAGCTTTTGAGTACTAAAAATACTTAAATGAGAACTCAAACCCCAGTTTGAGAACTCAATATTAGCTTTTGAGTACTAAAAATACTTAAATGAGAACTCAAACCCCAGTTTGAGAACGCAAATCGCGTTATGAAAAGTTTTCAATTTATTACCCCTCGCGGGGATGGAAAAATTGAGCGCAGTTGGCAGTGCGATCGCATCCGCTACGGATTCCTATCAATTTTCGCTTTGGCAGCTTGAAGTTTATCCCAGCCTTTGAGGGTCAAGATTACACCTCGATTGCGTCGAGCTTTTTGTTGTTGCATTCGTTTTACTAAGGTAGATTAACAACGCTGCTAGAAAACTTCAATTCACAGCAATGCTTCACCTGTTTAATTCATTAACCGAATACGTTTCACTAGCTAACCATTGCTTGATTAACTCCATCACAACTTGACTCATCTTCAGCCCTCGCAAAGCACAAGCAGCATGAAAAGGTTTTTTTAGGTCGTCTGTAATACTAATGTGCATGGTGGTTAGCTTAGTTAGTGTTATACAGACCTACAAATGTACAGAAGGTGATTCCAGACTGAATATAGCAGTATCAGTAGAATTACAATAGTATTTCGCTTAAATAATTTAAAAATTTGATCCAAATACTCGCTTTTTGCCCATTCAGCCTTGATTTGAGCCTTTACAAGCAATTTCTCACTTTGATTTTTATTTCTTTGATAAGGTGCGATATTCCCAAGGATTAACGAATTTAGTGTCACTCCAAATACCAAGACGTTGTTCCTTGGCTTCAGCTTCAGCTTGTTGAATTAAGTCTTTGCTAGGGCACTTGTTTAAATAAGGACGATACACTTTTGCCAATCCTTCTTTTAACAAGACCTGCTGCACAAAAGTGCCATTTTTGTAAACGAACTTCAGCAATTTTGCGTCCATAGCGATCGCTATCTGTGATATTCAAAGTCACGCGATCGCCTCCTTGTTGCACAAGTTGTTGTACCCGTTCTTGGGCTTTCACACCCCAAGTAAATTGATTGCGATCGCTACTGCGTTTACTCTGCTTTTCTTTATTAGTATGAGCGATTTCTGGCGCATCTACACAAGCAAAACGGACAGTAAAGTTTTTACCACTGCTATCTTTAACTACTATAGTGTCACCATCACTCACACGCTCAACTGGTTCTCCAGAAGCACCGATAAAGCGTAGACGCGAAGCGGCTTGTCGCACGACATCGCAGCCAATCAAACCCAAAATTAGGATAGTTGCACAAAGCCAAAATCGCACTGGTTTAGTTAATTTCTCCATCCAAAGTTACCAAATTACCTTTGTGGCATGATACTAGCAAAATGCAAAGATATATTTTTTAACCTTTGACATACTGCCACAGGCAATTCTAAATAGTAAGAGCCTCTGGCGGCAAACTATAGAAAATGCGGATTAGTATAAGAATTGTAACCTTCCAATTGTCGGCGGGAATTTCTGATGAACTTTTTGACTCACGTTCTGCATTTAGCTGGTTCAGGTGCTTTTGCCTATTACTCTGCTGCTCAAATTCGTGATTCTAAAACCCGCCCTAACATCCTTGCGGGGTTTCAGTTGGCGGAATCTGGTTCTGTGCCGTTTTTATCTGCACTTAGCGATCGCGCAGCTGCTGAAGGCGATACATGGCTAGCCGAAAAACTAGCAAAACATGCATCAGATGAAACTAGGCATGGTAAAATTTTTGCCCACGCCTTACAACAGTTGAATAAACAAGTTATAGATTTCAAGGCTCAACCCCAAACTACATCTACAAAAAAATCACAACAGCGTAGTCCCTTTTTCGCAGCATTCTTTGAAGGCTACACGCAAGAACAGCTAAAACCTGCTGTTATTGACTGGGATGTGTTTATGGCTAGCACATACATTCTAGAGTTAGATGCTAGTAAAGACTTTGCGCGAATGGCAAAAGCATTACCTGATAACGAGTCAACCGCTCGTAATTTGAAGTTAGGAATGCTAAATATTGCCCAAGATGAAACTGGACATGCTGCTTACCTCTACGAAGCGATGATGCGACGGATGCCTGCCACGAAAGTGCAAAAACTCGTAGATATGTGGCGAACTCGTAAGGTAAACGCCTTGTTAGCAATGGTTGGCGGTATTCTCCAGCGTAACGGTGAAACGCGATCGCTAGTTCAGGATAGTGCGTCGTCGAAAATCGATTCTGAGTTGGTAGCGACGTAATCATAGCTTGAGTATGTATAGGAATCCGCTTTGATTTCTGAAATTATTTGCGTAGGGAGGGAACAGGGAATAAAAGTGTACTGAGTTTTTTCAAAAATCAAATACGAGTCCTATAATGTTCAAAAAATTGAGAACATCTAACACCTAGCTTGAAAGGCAAGAGTCTGTCTCTTGCCTTCTTCAAATTCACAAAACTAACTATGAAAGCTGAAGCAGAAAACAATATCAGGCTAACTTGTGAAGTAGAAACTACCCTAAAAGTGATTGGCGGACGCTGGAAAGTTTTGATTATTAGAGAATTAATGACTGGCGTAAAAAGATTTGGTGAGTTACAACGGGCTTTACCTGGGGTTACGCAAAAGATGCTGACTCAGCAACTCAGAGAAATGGAACAAGACAGCATTATTCATCGAGAAATTTATCCCCAAATTCCGCCCAAGGTAGAATATTCTCTAACGCCTTTAGGAGAAACTTTGCAACCAATTCTTTATGCTATGCATGAATGGGCTGTGCAACATTTAGCTCGAACAAATCATTATTAATAAGTAGTCACAAAAAATTAGTTACGGGAGCATCCCAATTTTGCTTAAATCTTTTCCCTCACCCCCAGCCCCTCTCCCATCTTTGGGAGAGGGGAGACATAATTCTAGTTCCCCTTCTCCCAAAGATGGGAGAAGGGGTTAGGGGATGAGGGCGATCAAAGTTTTTGCACATTTGGGATGCTCCCTTAGTTACACAATGACTGTCAATATTTTTATCCAGCTACTTATTGAGTATATGTCAATACGTTTGGCTGTTTTACTTGTGAATTATCTTATGTTTTGTAATTTCTTACTCGTTGTTTTTTAAATATTCAATCGCTGCCTCTAATTTTGAGGGATAACTTTCCGCAAATCTTTCAAACCAAAGTCCTTCGGACGAAAGTGGATCTACTTTGGCTAACCATTCTTTCGCCTGTACTTTCAAAGCCTCTAGTTGTTTAGCTTTGAGTTGTTCTTGTCGAATTCGTTCATCTTTTAGTTCTTGCTGTCTTTTTAACTCCATAACAGCATCTTTTTCGGCAAAATCAGACTTAACTTCTGCCAAAAGGTTATCCATAAAAGATGCCGACTTTGGTGATGATGTAAACGATTTGGCTGTGGCTGATTTTGGCTGCTGTTGTGGTTGTACTTCTTTGTATTCAGTTTCGAGTTCAGCTAATAGCTTATCAATGGAATCCATTTTGGCAATTCCTAATAAATGGTATAGCTAGTCGTTAATGGCATTTAGTAGCACTTCCGATAGACTCAAATCTTCCATATCTTCCATAGTTACGGTGTCACAGATATCAAACTTAGCACCAGCACCTTGAAGTTCATCGTCTAAGACTTTGAGAAAGCGGGTAGCTTGCGGATCTGTGCCTACTTGAATGAAAGAAATAGCTAATTCTTCATCTTTATCTATGCGCCGAGAAGCTTCAATAATCACCCTCATGACTGCTTTGCGATCGTCCGGCTCACCATCAGTAACCACTAAAATTGTTTCACCATTCGACTTAGTTTGACCAGATGCTTTGCGTTGAAGGTAATCATCAGTCGCATGTTTTAAGACACCTGCTAAGTCAGTTGTACCAGAGGGGTCATTTTCTTGGAAAATTTGCGCTACCTTTTCGGATGTCACATTTTCATATCGCTTAAATTTACCAGAAAATACATAAATAGTAATGCCGTCTGGGTCAAATTGCTCACACTTACTAGCTAAAGCTAAAGTAGATTCTTGTGCTGCAACCCATCTAGTTCTACCACCTTTTTGATCTTTAGTTGCCATACTGCCGCTTTTGTCGATAATCAAGGTGTAATCACGATTTTCTAGCATTATTCAATTCTCCAATTAAGAGTTAAGAGTTACTGGACTATGGGCGAATCAATACATTAGTCAGTGATTGCGTTCGTCAATACATCAACAAGGCTCATTTCTTCTAAGTCATCTAAAGTGACAGTATCGCAAATATCAAATTTAGCGCCGACACTTTGCAACTGGTCATCTAAAGCTTTGAGAAACTTAGTTGCTTGAGGATCTGAACCCACTTGAATGATCGAAAT encodes the following:
- a CDS encoding vWA domain-containing protein, giving the protein MLENRDYTLIIDKSGSMATKDQKGGRTRWVAAQESTLALASKCEQFDPDGITIYVFSGKFKRYENVTSEKVAQIFQENDPSGTTDLAGVLKHATDDYLQRKASGQTKSNGETILVVTDGEPDDRKAVMRVIIEASRRIDKDEELAISFIQVGTDPQATRFLKVLDDELQGAGAKFDICDTVTMEDMEDLSLSEVLLNAIND